The proteins below come from a single Acidobacteriota bacterium genomic window:
- a CDS encoding acetyl-CoA carboxylase carboxyltransferase subunit alpha — MATTAFERVQMARHPDRPYAMDLFTTIFTDFVEIHGDRRFSDDPAMITGFAKLDGMEVCVIGQQKGRDINERRHRNFAMSKPEGYRKALRMMYMAEKFGRPVITIIDTPGAYPGIDAEERGQAEAIAFNLREMAGLKVPIIVVVLGEGGSGGALAIGIGDKVLMMENAVYSVITPEGCAAILWKSAERAADAAEGLKLTADNLKKFDIIDEIIPEDHPWMIPADGDKAKQKAFDKICGSLKASLLRELKSLSALDAKKLLDNRYQKFRKMGEWL, encoded by the coding sequence ATGGCCACAACCGCTTTTGAACGTGTGCAAATGGCACGGCATCCTGATCGTCCCTACGCGATGGATCTGTTTACGACGATCTTCACGGATTTCGTCGAGATCCATGGCGACCGTCGTTTTTCTGATGATCCGGCGATGATAACCGGATTTGCAAAGCTCGACGGTATGGAGGTCTGCGTCATCGGCCAACAAAAAGGGCGTGACATCAACGAGCGTCGGCATCGTAATTTTGCGATGTCTAAGCCCGAAGGCTATCGAAAGGCATTAAGAATGATGTACATGGCCGAAAAGTTCGGCCGGCCCGTGATCACGATCATCGATACGCCCGGAGCATATCCAGGTATCGATGCCGAGGAACGTGGCCAGGCTGAGGCGATCGCCTTTAACCTTCGTGAAATGGCGGGTTTGAAGGTTCCGATTATTGTTGTTGTGCTCGGCGAGGGCGGGTCGGGCGGTGCTCTGGCGATAGGTATCGGAGACAAGGTTTTGATGATGGAAAATGCGGTTTACAGCGTAATTACGCCGGAAGGCTGTGCCGCCATCCTCTGGAAATCTGCCGAACGAGCTGCTGATGCTGCTGAAGGGCTGAAACTCACCGCCGACAATCTCAAGAAATTCGACATAATCGACGAGATAATTCCCGAGGACCATCCATGGATGATCCCTGCTGATGGCGACAAGGCGAAGCAGAAGGCCTTCGACAAGATCTGTGGATCGCTGAAAGCGAGCCTGCTCCGCGAGTTGAAATCCCTGTCCGCTCTTGATGCCAAGAAACTGCTCGATAACCGTTATCAGAAATTCAGAAAAATGGGCGAATGGTTATAG
- a CDS encoding single-stranded DNA-binding protein, with amino-acid sequence MMSFNKIILVGNLGRDPELRYTPQGDAVCSFSMATNERKKDKSGEFQDVTTWFKVTLWRRQAENASKYLSKGSPVYIEGRLQLEEWTDRDGKERYTLGVQATDMQFISARGEGGGGGEYSGGGREDYDNTHSGPPQSSSSAGASSGGGSSSPAPVSAPAGADDDIPF; translated from the coding sequence ATTATGTCATTTAACAAGATAATTCTCGTCGGAAATCTCGGCCGCGACCCCGAACTCCGCTACACGCCGCAGGGTGATGCCGTATGCAGCTTTTCGATGGCGACCAACGAACGCAAAAAAGACAAATCAGGGGAATTTCAGGACGTAACGACCTGGTTCAAGGTCACGCTTTGGCGGCGACAAGCTGAGAATGCCTCGAAATATCTCTCTAAAGGAAGCCCTGTTTATATCGAGGGCCGTCTGCAACTCGAAGAATGGACCGATCGCGACGGCAAGGAACGCTACACGCTCGGCGTCCAGGCGACAGATATGCAGTTCATCAGCGCCCGCGGCGAAGGTGGCGGCGGAGGCGAATACAGCGGCGGCGGACGCGAGGACTATGACAACACTCACAGCGGCCCGCCGCAGTCGAGTTCATCAGCGGGTGCCTCATCCGGAGGCGGTTCCAGCAGTCCTGCCCCGGTTTCTGCTCCGGCGGGTGCGGATGATGATATTCCGTTCTAG
- a CDS encoding PQQ-binding-like beta-propeller repeat protein, with translation MRRFFLPKIPEILLFILVASGLGTFGQTKSASEISISKCWAYPTVETGVALASDSTRIFIGADGAKVETLSQDGKKIWSTELGGDLSSNLLPTEKGLLLATSTERPAGERSASVLRSLSKETGITNWTLKLPDAERYFLSMHNGSVIVVAKSGTIQAVDAADGSVRWKRDLADGFAAEPVFSAAKVIVAAKANQIFSVSLASGEIESMRKSAYPVTSLAELPSGEIVAGDERGNISTLNGTDKALWRFKSGGEISRLLVSGENILAASHDNFIYYLIARNGDVDWKKRLGGRVLQLANIGDKYALTMSFEENSAVFTDLLTGKVAGQLVFGDGEKLVSAPVAANGSIFMLSDRAAYSYSLANCGSSEARVTTK, from the coding sequence ATGCGCCGCTTTTTTCTTCCTAAAATTCCTGAGATCTTGTTGTTTATCCTCGTCGCGTCGGGTCTGGGTACGTTCGGCCAGACAAAGTCCGCGTCTGAGATATCGATCTCGAAATGCTGGGCGTACCCGACAGTTGAAACCGGCGTGGCTCTCGCGTCGGATAGTACCCGCATTTTTATCGGAGCTGACGGGGCGAAGGTCGAGACGCTTTCGCAGGATGGGAAAAAGATCTGGTCGACGGAGCTGGGCGGCGACCTGAGTTCGAATCTCCTGCCCACCGAAAAAGGGCTGCTGCTCGCAACCTCGACCGAGAGGCCGGCGGGTGAAAGGTCAGCCTCCGTCCTTCGAAGTTTGAGCAAAGAGACGGGGATAACGAACTGGACTTTAAAACTGCCTGACGCAGAGCGGTATTTCCTGAGCATGCATAACGGTTCGGTTATCGTTGTGGCCAAAAGCGGCACGATCCAAGCGGTTGATGCGGCGGATGGAAGCGTCAGGTGGAAACGCGACCTTGCCGATGGTTTTGCCGCGGAACCTGTTTTTTCGGCCGCAAAGGTGATAGTTGCGGCTAAGGCGAACCAGATTTTTTCTGTCTCTCTGGCCTCAGGAGAGATAGAGTCGATGCGAAAGTCGGCTTATCCAGTCACATCGCTTGCCGAGCTCCCTTCAGGTGAGATCGTGGCCGGCGATGAACGCGGTAATATTTCGACTCTGAACGGGACAGACAAGGCGTTGTGGAGATTTAAGAGCGGCGGTGAGATATCAAGGCTACTCGTGAGTGGCGAGAATATTCTCGCTGCCTCACATGATAATTTCATCTACTATCTGATCGCCCGAAACGGTGATGTGGATTGGAAGAAACGCCTCGGCGGCCGTGTTCTACAGCTCGCAAATATTGGTGACAAATATGCTCTGACGATGAGTTTTGAGGAAAATAGTGCCGTTTTTACTGATCTTTTGACGGGAAAAGTTGCGGGGCAGCTAGTATTTGGTGACGGAGAGAAACTTGTTTCCGCTCCGGTTGCCGCAAATGGCTCGATCTTTATGCTCAGCGATCGGGCGGCTTATTCCTATTCGCTGGCAAATTGCGGTTCGAGCGAGGCTCGAGTAACCACGAAATAA
- a CDS encoding DUF465 domain-containing protein, which produces MSTVDPVRDELIKSNSVFRDLVHQHQDFEARLNELAHLTYPSDDEQLEEVTLKKKKLLIKDEIYAMMQQHTVSH; this is translated from the coding sequence ATGTCAACGGTAGACCCGGTGAGAGATGAACTAATAAAGAGTAATTCGGTTTTCAGAGATCTAGTTCATCAGCATCAGGACTTCGAAGCACGGTTAAACGAACTTGCCCATCTTACATACCCCAGCGACGACGAACAGTTGGAGGAGGTAACCCTCAAGAAAAAGAAATTACTGATCAAAGACGAAATTTACGCCATGATGCAGCAGCACACCGTTTCGCATTAG
- the rimI gene encoding ribosomal protein S18-alanine N-acetyltransferase: MNAISPDTYSRLRIRSVDAANIVDLIRIADETNLSHWSAQSYLEEIKNPASIMFRLVDEDNSTRGFVVGRIIPGGMIETTLEAEIYNIAVTTAEHGRGRGQMLFDAFRTACIEQKAANIWLEVRESNAKAIAFYERNGFERVQTRNHFYENPREHAILMKLPL; this comes from the coding sequence ATGAATGCTATTTCTCCCGATACTTATAGCCGTCTTCGAATTCGCTCGGTCGATGCGGCGAATATCGTCGATCTGATCCGCATCGCTGACGAAACAAACCTAAGCCATTGGTCTGCTCAGAGTTATCTCGAGGAGATCAAAAACCCGGCCTCGATCATGTTCCGGCTAGTGGATGAGGACAATTCCACTCGCGGCTTCGTCGTCGGCCGCATCATCCCGGGCGGTATGATAGAAACAACGCTCGAAGCCGAAATTTACAATATCGCCGTCACCACCGCCGAACACGGACGCGGCCGAGGGCAAATGCTGTTCGATGCTTTTCGAACTGCCTGTATCGAGCAAAAAGCAGCAAATATCTGGCTCGAAGTCCGCGAATCGAACGCCAAAGCCATCGCATTCTACGAACGCAACGGCTTCGAACGCGTCCAAACCCGCAACCATTTCTACGAAAACCCACGCGAACACGCGATCCTGATGAAGCTGCCGCTATGA
- the tsaB gene encoding tRNA (adenosine(37)-N6)-threonylcarbamoyltransferase complex dimerization subunit type 1 TsaB: MSENEEITLAIESAIAGGSISLLRGDVEIANWVGTASVSKAEDLLFNIDLLLKENEIDRRQINSIAVSAGPGSFTGIRIGIATALGLKAGLGIMMSSQTALKAMAFSAGVAGTVTAALPVGRDAICVQKFAVSGSEIRALNEPFTVTEENFITGVGEESSATFLVHERLYEVLSAFPNVVNEGWNLAHSIGRLCRQARGVVVEPLFISKSF, translated from the coding sequence ATGAGCGAGAACGAAGAAATAACTTTAGCCATCGAATCCGCTATCGCTGGCGGCAGCATCTCGCTGCTTCGCGGTGACGTCGAGATCGCCAATTGGGTCGGCACCGCCAGCGTATCCAAAGCAGAAGACCTGCTCTTTAACATTGACCTCCTCTTAAAGGAAAACGAGATCGACCGGCGACAGATCAACTCGATCGCCGTTTCGGCGGGGCCGGGAAGCTTTACCGGCATCCGGATCGGGATCGCGACTGCTCTCGGGCTGAAAGCAGGGCTCGGGATCATGATGTCGAGCCAGACAGCTCTAAAAGCAATGGCATTTTCCGCCGGCGTTGCGGGCACCGTAACAGCGGCATTGCCTGTCGGCCGCGATGCGATCTGCGTGCAGAAGTTCGCAGTATCAGGGAGCGAGATCAGGGCGTTGAACGAGCCGTTTACGGTCACTGAAGAAAATTTCATTACCGGGGTCGGCGAGGAAAGTTCCGCAACATTCCTTGTCCACGAGCGTCTATATGAAGTGCTTTCGGCATTCCCAAACGTGGTTAACGAGGGCTGGAACCTCGCTCATTCGATCGGACGTTTATGCCGGCAGGCGCGCGGCGTTGTCGTCGAACCTCTATTTATCAGTAAGAGTTTTTAG
- a CDS encoding nucleotidyltransferase family protein, protein MQTDNSVQSQTHSDEARWSVLQRKVQEHNVLRAFALFRDNGIEPVLIKGLAAAKFYPENIYRPSIDMDMAVSKADYAKASTLLQNLAADGLAIDLHRELRHLDSAEWKDLFENSRLIKTAAGSYRILRPEDHVRVLCVHWLTDGGGNKERLWDIYYAIANREPEFDWDRFLTVVSRKRRRWLVCTVGLAHNYLGLDLSDTPIKDEVNDLPAWLIKRVEYEWAREDKNEPLELVLNDRKKLWHQVALRFDQNPIWATVQMEGSFDARTRIFYQVGNFFYRIPSSIRRVSRELRDRGK, encoded by the coding sequence GTGCAGACAGATAATTCCGTTCAGTCTCAAACACATTCCGACGAAGCTCGTTGGAGCGTGCTCCAGCGAAAGGTTCAGGAACACAACGTTCTTAGAGCCTTTGCTTTATTTCGGGATAACGGGATCGAGCCGGTACTGATCAAAGGCCTTGCCGCCGCGAAGTTTTATCCAGAAAACATTTATCGTCCATCGATAGACATGGATATGGCGGTATCAAAGGCCGACTACGCAAAAGCGTCGACTTTACTTCAGAACCTGGCTGCCGATGGGCTCGCGATAGATCTGCACAGGGAACTTCGGCACTTAGACTCGGCCGAATGGAAGGATCTATTTGAGAATTCCCGGTTGATCAAAACCGCTGCCGGTTCCTATCGAATTCTTCGCCCCGAAGATCACGTTCGCGTTCTTTGCGTGCATTGGCTGACCGACGGCGGTGGAAACAAGGAAAGGCTGTGGGATATTTACTACGCGATCGCTAACCGCGAACCGGAATTCGACTGGGATCGTTTTCTTACCGTTGTTAGCCGCAAACGGCGCCGCTGGCTCGTTTGTACCGTTGGTTTGGCGCACAATTATCTCGGCCTGGATCTTTCTGATACGCCGATAAAAGATGAAGTCAATGATCTTCCTGCCTGGTTGATAAAACGCGTCGAGTACGAATGGGCGAGGGAAGATAAGAACGAGCCGCTCGAGCTGGTACTTAATGACAGGAAAAAGCTCTGGCACCAGGTCGCGCTAAGATTTGACCAAAACCCGATCTGGGCGACCGTTCAGATGGAAGGAAGCTTTGATGCCCGCACGCGTATTTTTTATCAGGTCGGGAACTTTTTTTACCGAATACCATCGTCGATCCGCCGTGTGAGCAGGGAATTAAGAGATCGGGGCAAATGA
- a CDS encoding PqqD family protein has product MNNPNNPMARQNGIVVQEMPDEVLVYDLDSNKAHCLNSSAAQVWKSCDGTNTVADIVKQFDGKVTEDFVWLAIDQLNENGLLANEVAPRFAGQSRRQVLKTIGLASMVALPVIASLVAPSSAMAAVSCTCTAPLNCAGRACPSTTNCNQAGLCAP; this is encoded by the coding sequence ATGAATAACCCGAACAATCCGATGGCCCGCCAGAATGGCATTGTGGTCCAGGAAATGCCCGATGAGGTACTAGTTTATGACCTGGACAGCAACAAAGCGCACTGCTTGAACAGTTCGGCTGCCCAAGTCTGGAAGTCATGCGACGGAACCAACACCGTTGCCGACATCGTCAAACAGTTTGACGGAAAGGTCACCGAAGATTTCGTATGGCTCGCAATTGATCAGTTGAACGAGAACGGACTTCTCGCAAATGAAGTCGCTCCGCGTTTCGCAGGCCAGTCACGCCGTCAGGTTCTCAAGACGATCGGTCTTGCTTCGATGGTAGCTCTTCCGGTTATCGCGTCCCTGGTCGCTCCTTCGAGTGCGATGGCAGCAGTTTCTTGCACCTGTACCGCACCGCTTAATTGTGCCGGACGTGCTTGCCCGTCAACAACGAACTGCAACCAAGCTGGACTCTGTGCTCCCTAA
- a CDS encoding glycosyltransferase family 4 protein, which produces MNFVIGSIDIVIFAAVFCVSYFAVARYRRWTLKQNFLKVPNERSSHNEPTPHGAGIVIVVVCLLTYVPISLLVTGTFSWGYISGAALIALISFLDDIRPISFPVRLLVHCAAAVLLIADTETWHGITMLGNLKFGNWGYVITFLWIVWMVNSYNFMDGIDGLAGLQAVIAGLGWLCLGIILGMPVIYLFCGVIAAASLGFLLHNWNPQHIFMGDVGSAFLGFTFAALPLMARESVTKSPDLLPIAAVLFVWFFLFDSVVTILRRLIRGEKIWIAHREHLFQRLVSAGYSHRSVTILYGVLATILCISVLVSVQFRDEIGLAMFPVVIILTSVILILCFKKKVLN; this is translated from the coding sequence TTGAATTTTGTGATTGGATCGATCGACATCGTTATCTTCGCCGCTGTTTTCTGCGTATCTTATTTCGCGGTAGCGAGATATCGTCGATGGACGCTCAAGCAGAATTTCCTAAAGGTTCCAAACGAACGCAGTTCGCACAACGAACCAACGCCGCACGGTGCTGGGATCGTGATCGTTGTCGTCTGTCTGCTTACGTATGTACCGATATCGCTCCTCGTTACGGGTACTTTCTCTTGGGGCTATATTTCCGGTGCTGCACTGATCGCACTTATCAGCTTTCTCGACGATATACGGCCGATCTCGTTCCCGGTCAGGCTGCTCGTTCACTGCGCAGCCGCAGTTTTGCTGATCGCTGATACGGAAACGTGGCATGGCATCACAATGCTCGGCAACCTGAAATTCGGCAATTGGGGCTACGTAATTACCTTCCTTTGGATCGTCTGGATGGTGAATTCCTACAATTTCATGGACGGGATCGATGGCCTCGCCGGTTTGCAGGCTGTGATCGCAGGGCTCGGCTGGCTTTGCCTCGGAATTATCCTCGGAATGCCCGTCATCTACCTATTTTGCGGAGTGATCGCCGCCGCGAGCCTCGGTTTTCTGCTACATAATTGGAATCCGCAGCACATTTTCATGGGCGATGTTGGAAGTGCGTTTCTCGGCTTCACGTTCGCCGCACTCCCGCTGATGGCACGCGAATCGGTCACAAAATCGCCCGACTTGCTGCCGATCGCCGCGGTTCTCTTCGTCTGGTTTTTCCTCTTCGATTCGGTTGTAACGATACTTCGGCGGCTGATCCGCGGCGAAAAGATCTGGATCGCCCATCGCGAACATCTTTTCCAGCGTCTCGTCTCGGCCGGTTACTCGCATCGCAGCGTGACAATTCTGTACGGCGTGCTGGCGACTATCCTTTGTATCTCAGTTTTGGTCTCGGTGCAGTTTCGTGATGAGATCGGCCTCGCGATGTTTCCGGTCGTGATCATTCTGACGTCTGTAATACTGATCCTGTGCTTCAAAAAGAAGGTGCTAAACTAA
- a CDS encoding glycosyltransferase family 4 protein — translation MGDNSQEKAKTLWILTEVYYPEEISTGYYLTEIAEGLAKQREVKVITGQPKHMSRGLQAQKHEWRNNVEIFRANGTTLDKNAFLFRLLNMLTIGISIFLKSLKLFKRGDHVMVVTAPPSLPVTTALACLIRGASLTLCIQDSYPEILVAVGASKPDSSFVKFANLVNRWVYKHVSNIIVMGRDMNELFVRKTQGLDIPIITIPNWADLDTIYPTPRDDNALLKELGIEDKFVFMYAGNIGHPTDVETIIESAKLLIDREEFHFAFIGAGVKKPWIEAHVHDHGLKNVTILDYRPRSEQNIFLNACDIGLVALIKGMWGTAMPSRTYNIMAAGKPILALTDEGSELAQVIDEDEIGWHLVPGDAKLLSETIEKLYKNRSELPKMGERARAAALGKYSTETAIESYSKALK, via the coding sequence ATGGGCGATAATTCTCAGGAAAAAGCCAAAACGCTCTGGATCTTGACCGAGGTTTATTATCCCGAAGAGATCTCGACCGGTTATTACCTTACCGAGATCGCCGAAGGCCTCGCCAAGCAACGCGAGGTAAAGGTCATCACCGGCCAACCCAAACACATGTCCCGGGGCCTTCAGGCTCAAAAGCATGAATGGCGAAACAACGTTGAGATCTTTCGAGCAAACGGAACGACGCTCGATAAGAATGCCTTCCTCTTTCGGCTCTTAAACATGCTTACCATAGGCATCTCGATCTTCCTAAAGTCACTCAAACTATTCAAAAGAGGTGATCATGTGATGGTGGTCACGGCACCGCCGAGTTTGCCGGTGACGACGGCTCTCGCGTGTCTGATCCGAGGGGCGAGCCTGACGCTCTGCATTCAGGACAGCTATCCTGAGATCCTCGTCGCGGTCGGAGCTTCAAAGCCGGATTCCTCGTTTGTCAAATTTGCTAACTTAGTCAATCGTTGGGTTTATAAGCACGTATCAAATATCATCGTGATGGGCCGCGATATGAACGAGCTATTCGTTCGCAAGACCCAAGGCCTGGATATCCCGATCATTACCATCCCGAACTGGGCGGATCTCGACACGATCTACCCGACGCCGCGAGACGACAACGCTCTGCTTAAAGAGCTTGGCATCGAGGATAAATTCGTATTTATGTATGCCGGTAATATCGGGCATCCGACCGATGTTGAGACGATCATCGAAAGTGCGAAATTGTTGATCGACAGGGAAGAGTTCCACTTCGCTTTCATCGGAGCCGGAGTTAAAAAACCGTGGATCGAGGCCCACGTTCACGATCACGGTCTAAAAAACGTAACGATTCTAGACTATCGCCCGCGTTCCGAACAAAATATTTTCCTAAACGCCTGCGACATCGGGCTTGTTGCCTTAATAAAAGGCATGTGGGGAACCGCGATGCCGAGCCGCACCTATAACATCATGGCCGCGGGAAAACCGATCCTCGCTTTGACGGATGAAGGCTCCGAGCTTGCTCAGGTTATTGACGAGGACGAGATCGGTTGGCACCTCGTTCCGGGCGATGCAAAATTACTTAGTGAAACTATCGAGAAGCTGTATAAAAACAGAAGTGAACTGCCGAAAATGGGCGAGCGGGCGAGAGCCGCCGCGTTGGGCAAATACTCAACCGAAACAGCCATCGAATCCTACAGCAAAGCCCTTAAATAA
- the wecB gene encoding UDP-N-acetylglucosamine 2-epimerase (non-hydrolyzing) yields the protein MKIMTIFGTRPEIIRLSLVLRVLDQHCEHVTVHTGQNYDESLSDIFIRDLEIRTPDVHLGIKSKSFGDQIGQILTKTDELLEAHKPDRVLILGDTNSALSAIPAARRQIPVFHMEAGNRCYDNRVPEEVNRRIIDHSSTILMPYTERSKDNLVREGIERDRIFITGNPIKEVLDNFSDSIDSSEVMKALNVSPFEYFLVTLHRAENVDSAERIKKIFDALSQVATKFGKTVLISVHPRTAEKLEQHGIRPASPNIRLLKALGFFDFVKLEKNSLAVLTDSGTVQEECAIFGIPNVTLRDVTERPETIECGSNILAGAETSAIVEAVGLAIAQPAAWTAPKEYLAENVSQTVSKIMLGYTSLRRHTS from the coding sequence ATGAAAATAATGACCATTTTCGGCACGCGGCCGGAGATAATCAGATTAAGCCTTGTCCTGCGAGTGCTGGATCAGCACTGTGAACACGTTACCGTTCACACGGGTCAAAATTACGACGAAAGCCTGAGCGATATTTTCATTCGCGACCTCGAGATACGCACACCGGACGTGCATCTCGGCATCAAATCAAAGAGTTTCGGCGACCAGATCGGTCAGATCCTAACGAAGACCGACGAGCTTCTCGAAGCTCACAAACCGGACCGTGTGCTTATTCTCGGCGATACAAACAGCGCCTTGTCTGCGATTCCGGCGGCGAGACGGCAAATTCCCGTGTTTCACATGGAAGCCGGAAATCGCTGCTACGACAACCGCGTCCCGGAGGAGGTCAACCGCCGCATTATCGACCATTCCAGCACGATCCTGATGCCGTACACGGAACGCAGCAAGGACAATCTCGTCCGCGAGGGAATTGAGAGAGATCGAATCTTTATAACGGGAAATCCAATAAAGGAAGTCCTCGATAATTTCAGTGACAGCATAGATTCAAGCGAGGTAATGAAGGCCCTGAACGTCTCGCCGTTCGAATATTTTCTAGTAACTCTGCACCGGGCCGAAAATGTCGATTCTGCCGAGCGGATCAAAAAGATATTTGATGCTTTGAGCCAAGTCGCGACGAAATTCGGCAAGACTGTGCTTATCTCGGTTCATCCGCGAACCGCCGAAAAGCTTGAACAGCATGGGATTCGTCCGGCGTCGCCAAACATCCGGCTGCTCAAAGCCCTGGGCTTTTTCGACTTTGTAAAACTCGAGAAGAACTCTCTCGCCGTTCTCACCGACAGCGGAACCGTGCAAGAAGAATGTGCGATTTTCGGTATTCCGAACGTCACTCTACGCGACGTGACCGAACGCCCGGAAACGATTGAATGCGGCAGCAACATTCTCGCTGGTGCCGAAACGTCCGCCATCGTGGAAGCTGTCGGCCTTGCCATTGCTCAACCCGCTGCATGGACCGCTCCAAAAGAGTATCTAGCCGAAAACGTGTCGCAAACGGTCAGCAAGATCATGCTCGGCTACACCAGCCTTCGCCGCCACACGTCTTAG
- a CDS encoding polysaccharide biosynthesis protein, with protein MNELDGKRILVTGGTGSLGQTLVKRILTGELGTPEQITVFSRDEAKQHYMRLDFLHRETATDDVIYQNSKDRLNFRIGDIRDYSAVVAAMRGADIIFNAAALKQVPSCEYYPFEAVLTNIYGAANIVRAVRENDLPVKKIIGISTDKACKPINVMGMTKALQERVLIEANRDLPNVQLNCVRYGNVIASRGSIVPLFVDQIKKGQTLTITLPEMTRFLLSLDRAVDTVFEAVKSDGRGLTFVPKVASAKITDVADVLMGENKLPIEFTGIRPGEKVHEIMVSEEECFRTVERGDYYVILPVLPELRDETDVSAALAAEYSSKDNNLTGSELRDLLLTAGSEINQFLTA; from the coding sequence ATGAACGAACTAGACGGCAAACGAATTCTTGTCACCGGCGGCACGGGCTCGCTCGGGCAGACTCTTGTAAAACGCATCCTCACGGGCGAATTAGGTACGCCTGAACAGATCACGGTTTTCTCGCGTGACGAAGCCAAGCAGCATTACATGCGGCTCGATTTTCTGCATCGCGAGACGGCGACGGATGATGTTATCTATCAGAATTCGAAGGACCGCCTGAATTTCCGCATCGGCGATATCCGCGATTATTCTGCGGTCGTCGCGGCAATGCGTGGAGCCGATATTATCTTCAACGCGGCGGCCCTCAAACAGGTTCCGTCGTGCGAATATTATCCGTTCGAGGCCGTTCTGACCAATATCTACGGTGCCGCGAACATAGTTCGTGCCGTTCGCGAAAACGACCTGCCAGTTAAAAAGATCATCGGCATCTCGACCGACAAAGCCTGCAAGCCCATCAATGTCATGGGTATGACAAAGGCCCTGCAGGAACGTGTCCTGATCGAGGCAAACCGCGATCTGCCCAACGTTCAGCTAAACTGCGTCCGCTACGGCAACGTCATCGCATCGCGCGGTTCGATCGTTCCGCTGTTTGTCGATCAGATCAAAAAAGGCCAGACACTGACGATCACCTTGCCGGAAATGACCCGGTTCTTGTTGAGTTTAGACCGAGCGGTCGATACGGTTTTTGAGGCGGTTAAAAGCGACGGCCGCGGATTAACATTTGTGCCAAAAGTCGCTTCGGCTAAGATCACAGATGTTGCCGACGTACTGATGGGCGAAAACAAGCTGCCTATCGAGTTCACGGGCATTCGTCCCGGCGAAAAGGTTCACGAGATCATGGTTTCTGAGGAAGAGTGTTTCCGCACTGTCGAACGCGGCGATTATTACGTGATACTGCCGGTTTTGCCGGAACTGCGTGACGAAACGGATGTTTCGGCTGCACTTGCGGCCGAGTATTCGTCTAAGGATAACAATCTTACCGGCAGCGAACTCCGCGACCTTCTGTTAACAGCGGGCTCCGAGATCAATCAGTTCTTAACTGCGTAA